The genomic interval CGGCGTGTCCATGTACTCCCGGGCTCACGGACTGGCCGTCGGCTCGGTGCGCGAGGTGCAGGTCGTGGTCTCCGACGGCTCCCTGCTGCGCGCGAGCGCCGAGGAGAACGCCGAGCTGTTCTGGGCGCTGCGCGGCGGCTCGGGGAACTTCGGGATCGTGGTGTCCCTCGAGATCGAGCTGCTGGAGCTCACGGACGTGGTCGCCGGCTTCCTGCTGTGGGACGCGGCGCGGGCGGCCGAGGTGACCCATGCCTGGGCACGATGGTGCGAGGGCTCGCCGGAGAGCGTGACGAGCACCCTGCGGGTGCTGCATCTGCCGCCTCTGCCGTCACTGCCGCCGTTCCTGCAGGGGCGGTCGGTCGTGGTGGTCGACGGGGCGATCCTCGAGGACGACGCGCGGGCCGCGACGCTGCTCGAGCCGCTGCGGGCGCTCGCACCCGAGGTCGACACGTTCGCGCGGATACCTGTGGCCGCCGTGCTGGCCGTGCACATGGACCCGCCCGAGCCGTCCCCCGCGCTCAGCGCGCATGCCGTGCTCGAGGGGCTGCCGACGGACGCGGTCGACGCGTACCTCGCCATGGCGGCCGACCCGGCCCTGTTCGTGAGCGAGCTGCGTCAGCTCGGCGGTGCGATGGGCCGGGCCCCGGAGGGGTCCGGGGCGGTCGGCTCGCTCGACGGGCCGTTCCTCGTGCACACGATCGCGATGGCGCCCGTGCCCGAGGCGGTCGAGGCGGCGCGGTGCGCGGCGACCGCGGGGGTCGCGGCGCTCGCACCGTGGCATGCACCGGTGGGGGCTCTTACCTTCGTCGACGGCGCGGAGGATCCAGCGCCCTCGTACGGCGCCGCGCTGGGGCGTCTGCGCGAGCTGCGTCGTCGGCTCGATCCGGCCGGGGTGTTCGTCGCGGCCCGGCCTCTGTGACGTGCGGATCCTCGCGGCGCCCCTGCTCCGGGGGGGGGGTGAGCAGGGCGCCGTGGGGCCGTACCGGGGGATGTGGTGGTGCCGGGCCAGGGGGCGACCGGCACCACCACGCATCTGTGTCGACGGCATGAGGTCAGTCGGTCAGCGCCGCGACGAGGGCCGCGCGCACGGCCCGCTCGTCGAGCGTGGCGATGCGCCGGATCCCGGCCCCGCCCGGTGCGCACACGTCCGCGCGCAGCACCGCGGCGTCCTCGTCGCTCTGCTCGAGCCAGGCGGCGGTGCCCGCCATCACCTGCTGGACGATCCGGCGGCCGAGGTCGCGCGGGATGCCGCGCACGGCTGCGGCCTCGATCATCGCGTCGGCGACGTAGAGGAGATGGGCGGGGCCGCCGCTGCTGAGCGGTCCGAGCACCGCGTGCTGCTCCTCCTCGACGCGCAGCACCTCGCCGGAGCGAGCGAACAGGGAGGTGACCGCGTCGATCTGCGCGGTCGTGCACGAGGCGCCCGGAGTGAGCAGGGTGAGGCCGTGGCCGGCCTGGGCGGTGATGCTCGGCAGGGCCCGCGCGGCGCCGACGTGCGCGGGCAGGCGGCCCTCGAGGTCGGCGAGCGCGATCCCGTCGGCGATCGAGACGACCACCGCTCCCTCCCGCAGATGCCCGGAGATCTCGGCGACGATGTCGAGGACCTGCGCGGGGCCCGCGGCGAGGACCACCAGGTCGGCCTGCTCGGCGGCGCGCGCGTTGTCCGTCGTGCCGTGCACGCCGTGGACGTCGACGATCCGTTCGACGTGCTCGGGTCGTCGTGCGCTGACCCAGACGTCCTCGGGGGCGAGGCCGCCGGCGAGCGAGCCGGCGAGCAGGGCCTGGCCCATCGTGCCGGCCCCGAGCAGGGCGATCGTGGTGCGGGTCGTCGTCATCGGGCGGCTCCTGGTCGAGGCGGGCGGGAGGGTCAGAGGCTCTGGCGGCCCTGCGCGGCGAGGGCGAGGGCGCGCCCGGTGAGCGAGGCCTCGTCGCGGACGAGGGCGGCGGGGGTCCCCGTGAAGACGACGCAGCCGCCGTCGACCCCGGCACCCGGGCCGATGTCGATGACGTGGTCGGCGCGGGCCACGACCCGCAGATTGTGCTCGATCACGACGAGCGTGGCGCCCGCGTCGAGCAGGTCGGCGAACAGGGTCGTGATGCGGTCGACGTCGCTCGGGTGCAGGCCGGTCGTGGGCTCGTCGAGCACGATGCGCTACCCCGCGAGGTCCTCGACGCCGCGCAGGTGCCGGGCCAGCAGCAGGCGCTGCTTCTCGCCGCCGGAGAGGGTGTCGAGGGACTGCCCCACCGCCGTGTAGCCGAGACCCACCCGTTCGAGCCACGACATCGCCTCGGCGATCTCGGGGCTGTGCTCGAACAGGTGCGCGACCTCCCGGGCCTCCATCGCCAGCACGTCCGCGATCGTGCTGCCGCGGATCGTGGCGGACAGGGCGGTCTCGTTGAAACGACGGCCGTGGCACTCGTCGCACGGCGTGGACACGTCGTCGAGGAAGGCCAGCTCGGTGGTGATGTGCCCCTTGCCGCGGCACACGGGGCACGCGCCCTTGGAGTTGAAGCTGAACCAGGCGGGGGCGAGGCCCGAGACCTCCGAGAAGGCCCGGCGCACGGTGTCGGCGATGCCGAGCACGCTGAGCGAGGTCGAGCGGACCCCGCCGCGCAGCGGGTCCTGCCCGACGACCGCGAAGGCGGGATGCTGGGCGGGCAGGTCCTGGGTGGCGAGCGAGCTCTTGCCCGATCCGGCGACGCCGGTCACGGCGGTGAGCCCCCCCCCCAGCGGGATGTCGACGTCGACACCGGTGAGGTTGTGGGCGCGTGCGTCGCGCACGGGCACCGTGCCCTGCCAGGGGCGCGCGCTCGACGACACCTCGAGCGGACGGTCGAGCAGGCGCCCCGTCACGGTGCCGCTGCGGCGCAGGTCCGCGGGGGTGCCGACGAACTGGATGAGACCGCCGCGTGCACCCGCTCCGGGCCCGACGTCGATCACGTGGTCGGCGACGGCGATCACCTGCGGGTGGTGCTCGACCACGAGCACCGTGTTGCCGGCGTCGCGCAGGCGCGCCAGCAGCTGGGTGAGCTGGTGCACGTCGGCGGGGTGCAGCCCGATCCCGAGACGCCCGTGACGACGGTGAGGGCCTTCTTGGGCACGTCCACCGAGACGTCGCGCAGGTTGTTCGTCGCCGCGCCGACGACGCGGATCACCCCGGCGGGCGCCGGGGTGATCCGCTGCGAGCCGCTCACGCCGTGAGTCGGTTCCGGGCCGGGCTCAGTCCGCGGAGCCGCGCAGGACGAGCGCCGCGGCGATGGCCGCGAGCCACAGGTCCTTGGCGACCGCGGTGCCCTCGTGGCTCGGGCGGATGCCGTCGGCCTGCGTCATCGAGGGGATCCGGAAGTAGGAGGACACGAAGCCCGCGGCGAGCGTGCCGAGGGCGGCACCGGCCACGCGGGTGGGCACGAACGGCAGCAGCAGCGCGGAGCCGACCGCGATCTCGCCGTAGCTCATGAGCTTGCCGAACTGGTCGGGCGTCAGCTTCGCGACCGCGGGCACTCCCTGGGCCGCCATCTGCTGCAGGCCCGCGGCGGCCTCGCCCTTCAGATCGAGCTTGCCGATCCCGGAGTTCAGGATGAACGCGCCGGGGACGGCGCGCAGGACGGCGTTGGACACCTTGGCAAGCATGAATGCTTCCTTTCCTCGAACGGGGTTGTCGGCATCAGTGTGCCAGCCCCGACGGCCCGGGCGCGCCATCATGCGAACCGGCGGGCATCGCTCGGCGCCCGCTTCTACACTGCCCCTCATGTCTGCCGCGGATCGTGCCCCCATCTCGTCGTCCCTCACCTCGGCTACAACAGCCGGATCAGACGATATGCACCGATACACCGTGACGGTGGCGTGCGCCGACGGTCCGGGCATCGTGCACGCGATCACCGGCGCCGTGCTGGAGATCGACGGCAACATCACCGAGAGTCAGCAGTTCGAGAGCCCCACCTCGGGGCGTTTCCTGATGCGCCTCCAGGTGCGCTCGTCGGCGTCGATCGACGCCCTGCGCGGGGCCCTCGCGCCCGTCGCCGAGCGTTTCGCGATGGAGACCTCGGTGGACGTGTCCGACCGGCCGTGCCGCACCCTCGTGCTCGCCTCGACCGCGACCCACTGCGTCTCGGACCTGCTCACCCGGATGCGCGGCGGTCAGCTGAACATCGACGTCCCGCTCGTGCTCGCCAACCACCCCACGGCCGCGCCGCTCGCGGAGTTCCACCACGTCCCCTTCGAGCACCGGCCCATCGCAGGGCCCGACGACAAGGCCGCCTTCGAGCAGCGGGTGCTCGCCGCCGTCGACGAGCTCGACATCGAGCTCGTGGTGCTGGCCCGGTACATGCAGATCCTCTCCCCCGAGCTGTGCGAGGCCCTCGCGGGCCGCTGCATCAACATCCACCACTCGTTCCTGCCCGGCTTCAAGGGCGCCAACCCCTACCGGCAGGCGTACCAGCGCGGCGTCAAGCTCATCGGCGCGACCGCCCACTTCGTTACGAGCGACCTCGACGAGGGGCCCATCATCGAGCAGAACGTCACCCGGGTCGACCACACGCGGTCCGTGGCCGAGCTGACCGCGATCGGCCAGGACACCGAGATGCGCACCCTGCGCCAGGCGGTCTCCTGGTTCGCGCAGTCGCGCGTCCTGCTCGACGGGGTCCGCACCGTCGTCTTCCCCTGACCGGGCGCCGGGATCAGAAGACCGGGCGGCCTCCCGTGACCCCGAGCACCGTGCCCGAGACGTAGGAGGCCTCGCCGGGGCTCGCGAGGAACACGTAGGCTCCCGCGCACTCCGACGGCTGGCCCGCCCGGCCGAGCGGCGTGTTGCCGCCGAAGGAGGTGTAGTCGTCGGGCACACGGGTCGCGACGTTGAGCGGTGTCCAGATCGGGCCCGGCGCGACGGCGTTGACGCGGATGCCCCGGGGCCCCAGGTCGGCGGCGAGGTTCACGGTCAGGTTGTTGATCGCCGACTTCGTCGCGGCGTAGTCCATGAGCGGCACCGACGGGTCGAAGGACTGGATGGAGGTCGTGTTGATGACCGCGGAGCCCGGGCGCAGGTGCGCGACGGCCTCCTGGGTGATCCAGAACATGGACTCGAGATTGGTGGTCAGCGTGCGGTGCAGGCGCGCGGAGTCGATGCCCTCGATGCCCGCGGGCTCGGCGCGGCCCCATTGGAAGGCGGCGTTGTTGACGAGCACGTCGAGGTGGCCCAGCTCCTCGACCGTCGAGGTCACGAGCGACCGCGCGTGCCGCTCGTCGCGGATGTCACCGGGCAGCAGCAGCGCGCGCCGGCCCGCCTTCTCGACCCACGTGCGCGTCTGCTCGGCGTCGTCCTGCTCCGCCTCGAGGTAGGAGATCGCCACATCGGCGCCCTCGCGCGCGTAGGCGATCGCGACGGCGCGTCCGATGCCGGAGTCTCCGCCCGTGATGAGGGCGACGAGTCCCTCGAGCCGCCCGTGCCCCACGTACGTCTGCTCCCCGTGGTCGGGGACTGGCTCCATCGGCGCGGTCAGCCCGGGCGGCTCCTGGTCCTGGGGCGGGAACGACGGCTGATCCTGGTCCGTGCCGAGCTCGTGGGCGCGATCGGCCGCCTCGCTGCGTCGTGCGTCGTCGGTCATCGACGTGCTCCTTCCGGGGGCGTGAGAGGTGCTTCCACGCTAGGTCGTGCCGCGCACACGGGCCAGGGGCCCGGACCGTGCGGTCGGCGTGTCCGCCCGCGCGGTCCGGGCCCCACCGTGTGGAGCCTTCGTGAAGCACGGCGCCGCACCCTCGTCACACCTATCGACAAACGATAGGCTCGTGTCATCCGACGACCACTCCCCCGTCCTCAGGAGCTTCGATGAACCCCCTCGGCGTCCGCGCTCTGCAGACCGTCATCTGGATCGCGCTGGCAGGATCCCTCGTGGTCCAGGTCGTGCTCGTGATCCTGCTCGCGCACGACCTGGGCGGGCCGGGCGCGGTGCCCCACCTCGCGGTGGGGATCGTGTTCCTGGGCGTGGTGTGCCTCCAGGTGGTGGGGGTCAGCATCCTGCGGCTGCTCACGCTCGTCCGTCACGGGCAGGTGTTCTCGGCGCGCGCGTTCGGATTCGTCGACGCGATCATCGGCGCGGTCGCCGCCGGTGCCGTGCTCGTGGCGGCCCTCGCGGGCATCGCCGTCTACCTCAACCGCACCCAGCCGGGAGACGCGCTCGCCCCGGGCGCGGTCGCGCTCGTGTGCGGGGCGGCGCTCGTGACGGCCGGGGTCGCGCTCGTCATCTACGTCCAGCGCCAGCTGCTCGTCCAGGCCACGAGCACCGACGCCCGGGCGGCCCGCCTGCAGGCCGAGCTCGACGGGGTGATCTGATGCCGATCGTGGTCGACATCGACGTGATGCTCTCCCGGCGCGGGATGGCGGTGGGCGTGCTCGCCGAGCGGGTCGGCATCACCCCGGCCAACCTGGCCGTGCTCAAGAACGGCCGGGCGCGCGCGGTCCGCTTCACGACCCTCGCGGCGCTGTGCGAGGCGCTCGACTGCCAGGTCGGCGACCTCCTGCGCTGGGAGCCCGAGGGGGTCCCCGCCGATCAGGCGCCGGCCGACAGCCGCTCGAGCTCCACGCCCTGAGCCCGCGCGGCCTCGGCGTAGCGCATGCCCGTGGGCACCTGGGCCATCTCGAACCACCAGCGGGCGCGAGGCACGAGCCGCACGTCCTGCCACGGCACCTCGAGGGCGGAATCCTGCCACAGGGTCAGCCCGATGTCGGCCCGGCGGTCGAGGGCGACCAGCACGAGACGGCGCAGCTCGGACAGGCTGTGCACCCCGGGACGGCAGGCCGCCGGGATCGCGACCGAGTCGTCGAAGGGCAGCGGCCACACGGTCTCGCCCCACGCGAGCACGCTGCCCGAGCCCTCGCCGAGCACGTAGGCGGGCATGCGCAGGTCGGTGGGGCGCACGCGCTCACGTCCCATGCCGGTCGCACGGTCGAGGCCGTGCCGGGTCACCCATGCCCCGGGCAGCACGGCACGGCCGCCCACGGACACGTCCACGAGCACGCCGTCGCGCACGGGCTCGAGCGGCCACGGCCGGTCGGCGGCGGCGTGGGGCGCGAGATCGCGCTCGGCGTCGGCGAGCACCCGCAGGGT from Brachybacterium huguangmaarense carries:
- a CDS encoding FAD-binding oxidoreductase encodes the protein MTVLDPPLDSRTAQLRADLGERVMLPGEPGYDRACMPWNLAAQLRPAAVACPKSAEEVVELVRAATAAGLRVAALSTGHAADALSRGDLCDVLLVNLCSLRGVSVDPLARTARVLGGATWNDVLAATAPHGLTALHGSAGTVSVAGYILAGGVSMYSRAHGLAVGSVREVQVVVSDGSLLRASAEENAELFWALRGGSGNFGIVVSLEIELLELTDVVAGFLLWDAARAAEVTHAWARWCEGSPESVTSTLRVLHLPPLPSLPPFLQGRSVVVVDGAILEDDARAATLLEPLRALAPEVDTFARIPVAAVLAVHMDPPEPSPALSAHAVLEGLPTDAVDAYLAMAADPALFVSELRQLGGAMGRAPEGSGAVGSLDGPFLVHTIAMAPVPEAVEAARCAATAGVAALAPWHAPVGALTFVDGAEDPAPSYGAALGRLRELRRRLDPAGVFVAARPL
- the purU gene encoding formyltetrahydrofolate deformylase gives rise to the protein MHRYTVTVACADGPGIVHAITGAVLEIDGNITESQQFESPTSGRFLMRLQVRSSASIDALRGALAPVAERFAMETSVDVSDRPCRTLVLASTATHCVSDLLTRMRGGQLNIDVPLVLANHPTAAPLAEFHHVPFEHRPIAGPDDKAAFEQRVLAAVDELDIELVVLARYMQILSPELCEALAGRCINIHHSFLPGFKGANPYRQAYQRGVKLIGATAHFVTSDLDEGPIIEQNVTRVDHTRSVAELTAIGQDTEMRTLRQAVSWFAQSRVLLDGVRTVVFP
- a CDS encoding helix-turn-helix domain-containing protein is translated as MPIVVDIDVMLSRRGMAVGVLAERVGITPANLAVLKNGRARAVRFTTLAALCEALDCQVGDLLRWEPEGVPADQAPADSRSSSTP
- a CDS encoding excinuclease ABC subunit UvrA, with translation MHQLTQLLARLRDAGNTVLVVEHHPQVIAVADHVIDVGPGAGARGGLIQFVGTPADLRRSGTVTGRLLDRPLEVSSSARPWQGTVPVRDARAHNLTGVDVDIPLGGGLTAVTGVAGSGKSSLATQDLPAQHPAFAVVGQDPLRGGVRSTSLSVLGIADTVRRAFSEVSGLAPAWFSFNSKGACPVCRGKGHITTELAFLDDVSTPCDECHGRRFNETALSATIRGSTIADVLAMEAREVAHLFEHSPEIAEAMSWLERVGLGYTAVGQSLDTLSGGEKQRLLLARHLRGVEDLAG
- a CDS encoding DUF2975 domain-containing protein, producing MNPLGVRALQTVIWIALAGSLVVQVVLVILLAHDLGGPGAVPHLAVGIVFLGVVCLQVVGVSILRLLTLVRHGQVFSARAFGFVDAIIGAVAAGAVLVAALAGIAVYLNRTQPGDALAPGAVALVCGAALVTAGVALVIYVQRQLLVQATSTDARAARLQAELDGVI
- a CDS encoding pyrroline-5-carboxylate reductase family protein is translated as MTTTRTTIALLGAGTMGQALLAGSLAGGLAPEDVWVSARRPEHVERIVDVHGVHGTTDNARAAEQADLVVLAAGPAQVLDIVAEISGHLREGAVVVSIADGIALADLEGRLPAHVGAARALPSITAQAGHGLTLLTPGASCTTAQIDAVTSLFARSGEVLRVEEEQHAVLGPLSSGGPAHLLYVADAMIEAAAVRGIPRDLGRRIVQQVMAGTAAWLEQSDEDAAVLRADVCAPGGAGIRRIATLDERAVRAALVAALTD
- a CDS encoding SDR family oxidoreductase; protein product: MTDDARRSEAADRAHELGTDQDQPSFPPQDQEPPGLTAPMEPVPDHGEQTYVGHGRLEGLVALITGGDSGIGRAVAIAYAREGADVAISYLEAEQDDAEQTRTWVEKAGRRALLLPGDIRDERHARSLVTSTVEELGHLDVLVNNAAFQWGRAEPAGIEGIDSARLHRTLTTNLESMFWITQEAVAHLRPGSAVINTTSIQSFDPSVPLMDYAATKSAINNLTVNLAADLGPRGIRVNAVAPGPIWTPLNVATRVPDDYTSFGGNTPLGRAGQPSECAGAYVFLASPGEASYVSGTVLGVTGGRPVF